TCATTAAATGTTTCATAACTAATTTCTTGAAGTTTGCGTGAATCTTCAAGGGTACACTTTTTTAAATTTATAGTCATATAAATATGAAGCTCCTTTATATAATCAATAATTTCTCTTGTTTCCCTTTTTTACAAATTCCCAGTCTTTTTCTATATTTTTTCTTACTCTTTGAAGAAGATTGAAAATGGTTTCTTCTTCTCTTTCGGAAAATCCCTCTAACGCAACGATATTGGAATAATCATTTTCTCTTTTTATAAAAGAATATACATTTTTCCCAGTCTCTGTTGGAAAGAGTTTTTTAATTTTTTTGTTATGTTTATCTTCTTTCTTTTCAATAAAGCCATTAATTTCAAGTTTTTTTATAGCTCGGGCTGCTGTTGTTCGATCTACTTTTATCATCTCAGCTAACTTTTCTTGAATGATTCCTGGGGTTTCACATATTCGAACAAGGTACAAATACTGCCCTTTTGTAAGGTCATATTCTTTAAATTCTATATTACTTATAGAATCTAATGCCCTTGCTATCATTCCAATTTCACGAAGAATTTCCTTCATAATTAACTCCTTAGTATGTATTTTTATTGCAAATGCAATATTAATGACATGTATTAAATTTAACCTAATTTTGTTGCATTTGCAACAAAAATTGTGTTTGTAAAACCAGATGTATTGTTTTACTGCCTCAGTGAAAATAAAAAACCCTGAATTCGGTCGTTTGAGCCGATATTCAGGGTTTTTTAGTTACTTGCTTGGCTTCATGCGGATTAAAGCAACAATAACTTAATAGAGAATTACTGGTGGTACTAATGGTTGCCCCCCTATTAACCTAAAGAGGAATAAAAAACGCTGATCGGGCTAGCTCCAGGCCAGCCATCGTTTGTTCACAAATCATATTCCGTTCAAATTCTTCCCAAACTGATAGCATTCCGAATTTGCTTGTAACCAAAACGAGAGTTATGGAAGGATTTCTTGTTTAAAGGGTGAGGATAATTGAAAAAAAGATTTCACCTTTTCTAACTTTAAAACGCTTTCAATGGTATAATTAGTAATGAATATAAATTGATATAGTGAGGTGGTATTATTAATGGAGACAGGTGAAAAATTAACAATAACGGTAGAAACCACAGTTCATGCACCAGTTAATAAAGTGTGGGAATATTGGACAGACCCACAGCACATAATGAAATGGTCTTTTGCTTCTGATGATTGGCATGCATCAAATGCCGAAAATGATTTAAGGGTTGGAGGAAAATTCCTTACAAGAATGGAAGCAAAGGATGGAAGCTTTGGATTTGATTTTGGTGGAGTTTATGATGAAATTAGAATAAACGAATTTATTTCTTACACTCTTGGTGATGGAAGAAAAGTTACGATCACTTTTATTACTCAAGAAAACTACACTAAGGTAATTGAAACTTTTGAAGCAGAAGACACCCACTCCATTGAGCAGCAACAAGCAGGCTGGCAGGCGTTTCTAGACAATTTTAAAAAATATAGCGAACTTTCTCAAGAAAATTAAACTGTCGATAGACAGTCTTTTTTTATGCTTATAAGTGTCAAGCAGAAATATGTGACCTATACATATAAAATGTGATTAAATCGATTAAAATTAAATGTAACAAAAACGAACCTTTAAAAGTGAATTTTTTAAAAACATAATGTTCATTCAAGAAATAAAGAATCCATTTTGATCAGCATAAGTTCATCAAACAAAAAAGCCCAACCCTTTGGGATTGAGCTTTTTTTATGAATAAAATATAATTGAGTTTGAATCTAAATCTGAAGCGTCCTTTGCGAACGCTTTAATTACACCGATTCTAGACTCAGAAGCTGTTTTTCATTTTAGTAATTTCCAGTTCTAATAGAAGAGGTTTCGTCATTGGCATATGAAGGTAGATTCCACCAAACATGAGAACTTGTTAGGTTCCGATATCCGACCATAAAATTGTCATAACCATTATGTTCATACAAATTGACCCAAGACCAAGGAGCTACACTTAAAGAAGAAAATCTGTCATTCCAAAAAGATCCCCAACGGACACCTGTAGCCCATACATTTGTTCCAGAAGACAATCTTACAAACCTACCACCCCGGTTAGCATGCTCAAAGAAATAATCTGTTCCTGACAATATACCTACATCTGCATTCGGTGAAAGTTCTTTAGCTTGTTGATGATATGCTTCATATTTTTGCGAGGTTGAGAAACCAAGTACCCTTTCTCCTTGATTAGTTTTTTCAACCACAATCCCAGCAATTTTTTTATGTTCATCTGGTGAATATTTTACTCCATCTACTGTGTCAATTTTTAAATCTTGAACGGAATTCGATGTTGGACTAGCTGCATTTATTTGGCCTTCAAAACTAAAAACCAAAGATAAAACTAACGCTAACACAAGCGCAGGAAAAAACAGATAATTTTTCTTGATCATTAAAAAACCTCCCTAACATTATTATGTTTTTTCATATAGGCAACAGCTCTAATCAATATCCGAACCTACATTTAATAACAACTGAATATCTCTACTATGTAAACAATCACCCCTTTCTATTTTTTCCAACGAAGGAAACCCAGTTGTAAATAAATAGATATTATGCAACAAAAACGAACTACCTTACCGGGCCGGCAGAAGCCAAGGGCGTTCCCGGATTGCTAATCAATCATATTCTCATTCTAATGTGTACACCTTTGCTTTTACATGCATCGGTGAAAAAGTTTACTCCCATTTACTTTAGTGATGAAAGAATGTACTTTAGTGATGAAAGGATGGTTGACATGATTGATCACATCGATATGGAGATCATACGCTGTTTACAAAGCAACTCAAGAATGCAATGGAAACAGATCGGGCAGCTTGTCCATCTGTCTGGTGTGGCCGTAGCCAATCGAATTCAGCGTTTGGAGGAGATCGGGGTCATAGAGGGGTATACGGTCCGGCTGAACGAAAAATTGCTGGGGAACATTTACTGCATTTTTATTATCGTTAAGATGAAGGATTACAGGCATACGAAGTTCCAGGAATTTATTCAGGAGCGAGATGAAATTAAAGAAGCTCACCGTGTCAGCGGGGAGCCGTGTTTTATTTTAAAAGCCCAGGTACCTGACCAAGATCAGCTGTCCAAGCTGTTGGATGAGATTCTTGTCTACGGCCATTATAAAATCAATATTTCCATCGGGCAGTATAAATGAACCTCCTGATAGGTAGTCGCATTAAAAACGACATTTTCAGACGAAGAAGGGGTTTTTATTTTGGAGTAGCTATCGGATCTGGTCTCGATATTAACTTTCTTTTACAATCAACCACATATGAATTCTAGATGATGGTGAATAAGACCACAATGTGCTAGAACGAAGTAAAACAGTCATAACATTTGTGTGTCAGGATCCATTTGTACTACATATATGTCTTCCAATGGATCAGTAGCGTATCCTGCACTAATAACCTGTTGATTTGCTCTTCCATCATACCTTTAAAAGAATTTATGAATAATTGGCTATATGGAATGAATAAAGAACGTTTGTTAGTTGGTGTTAACTGGAATGTAAAGTTAATGGGGTTAGAAGTCGCATCTTATGAATTATTTAAAGAATTGGAAGAAAGATCGGAAAACTAAAATGTCTAGATACTCCATCTATTTAGATGCACATTTCTCCAGTCAACATATGTTTAAGGGGATATTTTTTATTTGCGTTGGTGTCAAAACTTAGTGTCGTTACTGAAAAATGAGGCTATTACTATCGAAAAGAAACGACATCAGACAAAAAACGGATGCCGCCTCCAAAAGCTGCTACTGAATTATTGTGTAGCCTCGATTCTGTTGGCTTGAAAGACTTAATGCCTGAGCAAGTCGTTATTTTGTCTTTTAAGGTGTTCGGCTGTTCATTCCGCTTAGTTATCCCACTCTTCTGGACCAGAAGGATATAGTCGAACCTCATCAGATATTTTTGAAATCTTCGGTTTCGAAACAGCATCAGACGAATAATCT
This window of the Bacillus gobiensis genome carries:
- a CDS encoding MarR family winged helix-turn-helix transcriptional regulator gives rise to the protein MKEILREIGMIARALDSISNIEFKEYDLTKGQYLYLVRICETPGIIQEKLAEMIKVDRTTAARAIKKLEINGFIEKKEDKHNKKIKKLFPTETGKNVYSFIKRENDYSNIVALEGFSEREEETIFNLLQRVRKNIEKDWEFVKKGNKRNY
- a CDS encoding SRPBCC family protein, with the translated sequence METGEKLTITVETTVHAPVNKVWEYWTDPQHIMKWSFASDDWHASNAENDLRVGGKFLTRMEAKDGSFGFDFGGVYDEIRINEFISYTLGDGRKVTITFITQENYTKVIETFEAEDTHSIEQQQAGWQAFLDNFKKYSELSQEN
- a CDS encoding Lrp/AsnC family transcriptional regulator encodes the protein MIDHIDMEIIRCLQSNSRMQWKQIGQLVHLSGVAVANRIQRLEEIGVIEGYTVRLNEKLLGNIYCIFIIVKMKDYRHTKFQEFIQERDEIKEAHRVSGEPCFILKAQVPDQDQLSKLLDEILVYGHYKINISIGQYK
- a CDS encoding DUF2750 domain-containing protein, yielding MICSSIIPLKEFMNNWLYGMNKERLLVGVNWNVKLMGLEVASYELFKELEERSEN